The genomic region GGTCGGCGGGGGTGTCGAAGACCCAGCGGGTCAGCACCGGCTCGCGCTGCCAGCCCTGCGCCGCCCAGAACTCCTGCTTGACCTCGGGGGCGGGGTGCTCGGGGAAGCCGCGGGCGAACCAGGCGCCGAAGGTCGAGCGGCTCGCGTCGTTGTCGACGATGTACGCCGTCGCGCCGGGGCGCGCGACCCGCTCGAGCTCGGCGAGGCCCGGCTCGCAGCCGGGGCCGAAGAAGTAGGCCCAGCGGGCGTGCACCACGTCGATGCTGGCGTCGGGCAGCGGCAGGTCCTGGGCGGTGCCCTCGAGCACCGTGACCGTCCGGTCGGCCGAGAGTCGCCGGGTACGGCGCGCGGCGATGGCG from Nocardioides salarius harbors:
- a CDS encoding class I SAM-dependent methyltransferase, with amino-acid sequence MLPEGTRPSPNIWHHTDTYELENHAFDPDRRVEAVIEELGGWAGRDVLDVGCGTGFHLTRFARTAASVTGVEPHPDLRAIAARRTRRLSADRTVTVLEGTAQDLPLPDASIDVVHARWAYFFGPGCEPGLAELERVARPGATAYIVDNDASRSTFGAWFARGFPEHPAPEVKQEFWAAQGWQREPVLTRWVFDTPADLEAVVRIELPGPAAEQALAEHAAAGGGTEVDYAVDVWWRRY